AATCAACGCGGTGGCGAACCATTTCCGCCCGGCCATATCGGTACGGTTGACCAGCCAGGCCAGGGTGACGCCGATGACCAGTGCGCCGAATACGGTACTGGCCGCCAGCGCCAGGGTATTGATCAGCGGCGTCCACAGCAGCAGCTCTGACATGCGCGACGTCAGCGTGCGCAGCAGATAGTAGTCGGTAAAGGCGCCTTCGGCGGCGTGTACGCGCGCGCTATCGCCGTTTTGCACCACGATGGCGTCAAGCAGAATGGATAATACCGGCGCCAGAATAATCCAGGTGAACAGCAATATCAGCACGATACCGATGAGGTTCGCCGGCTCGTGGCGCGCGATGGCAAACCGGTGTCGTAGCCTGTACCACCATGAAGGTTCTACCTGGTTAATTGCTTCGGATGTCACGTGGCGTATCTCTTTTCTGGTTTCAAACAGAAAAGGACTATATCGGGGCTTTATTACGGTTCGGTGATCGCTTTGCACATATGTGCAATTATTTTTTTATTCGGTTTTGGGCTACTTGGACGCAGGAGAATTATCAGTATTTTGCGCCAATACCACGCGGCGGCGGAGTGAATCGATTACCCTCACCTGGTCTAACCCCCCTTGTCAGGGCAGTCTCTTAGTCACATATACTGTTAACGGTATATGTGAGTTCAGCGCTATTTCGTGCGCGAAAAGAAAGGGGTTTTTATGCCGCGTCGAAGCACGCGCCCGACGCAGGGCGCTCAGTCGCCGCAGCCCTGCGAACCCTGGCTATCGGCTGAAATTATGCCGCTTCGCGGTGCCTTCGGTGCCCATGACCGCTATTCGAGCCACCAGTGACGCGTTCCCGACGCGGCACTGGTTTTCGCAGCATCCCTGCTGCTCACTCGGCGGTCAAGTTCACCTCAGCATAATTTCTTACGCCGGGTTAAGGGAAAAATTCGTCATGACTCCCTGCATTTGTGACTAAGAGACAGCTTGTCAGGGGGAGGGGTTAACGATTAAAAACGCGGGGTTTTTCTCCCTCCCCTGTGAAGGGGAGATGCCGCCGCTCAGCCATTCTAGCTGACGGCCGGACCGAACACCGGATAGTCGGGCAACTGAACCTGCTGATAGGGTTCCCAGCCGCCGCCCAGCGCCTTATACAAGGCGACCAGATCCAGGCTGCACTGTACGCGCGCCAGCATAGCCTGCTGTTTCGCCTGCGAGAGTTGGCGCTGCGCGTCCAGCGCGTCGATAAACGACGACAGTCCCTTGCGGTAGCCGTCGGTGGCCAGTTCGAATGCGTTTTGCAACGCGGCGACGGTGCGATCGAGCTCTTCCACCTGTTGCTGATCGGTGCGGTAGCTGACTAGCGCGTTTTCCACATCTTGCAACGCGGTCAACACCGTCTGGCGATAGCCCAGCGCCGCGCTGGCCTGCTCCGCCCGCGCCAGCTTGACGCCGGAGACTAACCGGCCGCCCTGAAATATCGGGATCGAAACGGAAGGGCCGAAGCTATAGAAATGGCTGCTCCAGTTATCCAGATAGCTGGCGTCGGTATTACGCACGCCGAACTGACCGGTGAGCGACAGATCAGGGAACAGCTGCGCGATGGACACGCCGATATTGGCGGTCGCGGCATGCAGTTGTGCTTCCGCTTCACGCACGTCCGGCCTGCGTCTGGCCAGCATCGAAGGCACGCCTACCGGCACGGCTTTGGGCAGCGACGGCAGGGATTTATCCGCCGCCAGTTCGCCGTCAAGCGCGCCGGGAACCCGGCCGACCAGCACCGCCAGGCCGTTCATCGCCTGGCGTATCTGCGCCTGATACTGCGGCAGCTGCGCGCGTAGCGAACCGAGTTGGGCGCGGGCATTTTCCACGTCCATCTGCGGCGCCAGACCGTTGCGTTGCCGGCTTTGGGTCAGATCCAGCGTTTGTTGCGCGATCGCAATCTGGGCTTCAAGCGTCTGGCTGGTGGATTGCGCGCCGCGCAACTGCAGATAGGTTCTGGCGGCTTCCGCCTCTAATGAGACCAGCGCGTCATTACGGCTTTCAATCGATTGCTGCTGTTGGGCGTCCGCCATTTCAACCTGACGCCGGACTTTACCCCACAAATCCAGCTCCCAGACGGCGTCGAAGCTGCCCTGATACAGCCCGACCGGCTGGGTCAGACTATCGAGGGCCGAGTGCAGCTCTGGGGCGGATTGATCCACCTGGTTGTAGACATGGTGCGACTCCAGCAGCCCCTTAAGACCCAACTGCTGACGCTTTGCCGACGCGCCGCCGTCGACCGACGGCAGCCAGGCGCCGCGCGCCTGATTGAGCTGCTGACGCGAACCGGCAATACGCAGCACCGCCTGTTGCAGGGTCAGGTTGCCGGCGATGGCCCGCTCGATCAGGCTGTCGAGTTGCGGATCGTTAAACGATTTCCACCAGTTGGGGTCGGTGGCCGCCGCCAGCGGTTTTGACGCGCCGTCCGATGCGATGTCATTGAACTTGCCTGGCGTGGCGGGCGTTGGCGCTTGATAATCGGGCCCGACCGAACAGGCCGACAGCGTTAGTAAGGCCGCCATCAACATGCCGGATCGTGAATATGAAAATGACGGAGAAACCCTCATGTCAGTGTGCTCCTGCACTGCCCTTGCTCTTGATCGGCGCAAGCAGTAAACAAAAAGGAATAAGAAGCAGGGCGATAATACTCAGACCCTTGAAAACGTCGATGTAGGCAAGCATGCGCGCCTGAACGATCATCTCTTTATACATTTGGCCGGTGGCGAGGGTGACGGGGTCGCCCGCCATTGTGGAAAAGTCCCTGATCGCTTGCGCCCAGCGTTCAATCGTCTGGTTGAACGGTTCGTTCAGCGCGGACATGTTATGCACCATATTGGCGCTGTGCACCTGCTGTCGTTCGGTAAGCATCGCCGTGGACAGCGAAATGCCGATCGATCCCGCCACGTTGCGGCACATGGTGAACAGGGCCGAGGCATCTGCATTCAGCCGTCGCGGAATGGTGACGAACGCGATGGTGGTCAGCGGCACAAACAGGAAGCCGAGCCCGATGGTTTGCGCGCTGCGCATCAATACCAGCGTGGTGAAATCGATATTCGGTGCCAACTGGGACGAATAGACGAAAGAGGCGGCCAGCGTGGCGAAGGCGCTGGCGATCATCCAGCGCGTCTGCACCAGCGGCATGAGTTTTAACGCGATCGGGATCGTCAATACCACCAGTACGGCGCCCGGTGAAAGGATCATCCCCGACCAGGTGGCGGTGTAGCCTAAATCCTGCTGCGCCAACTGCGGGATCACCACCGCGCTGGCGTACAGGATCATCGCCATGCCCGCCATCAGCACGCTGGACGCCGCAAAGTTGCGGTCTTTCAGGCAGTAAAGATCCACCACCGGTTTTTTGGCGTACAGCAGCCAATAGACCGCCCCGACCAGACCAATGGCCGTCAGTACGGCGAAGGTGATAATAAAGTTGGAATGGAACCAGTCGTCATCTTCACCGCGATCGAGCATCACCTGCAGACAGCCCAGTCCGAGAGTCAGCAAGCCGATACCGATATAGTCGATGCTTAACTTACCCTTCGCCATCTTGCGTTCCCACGGCGGATCTTCAAGCAACTGGTAGATGGCCAGCACGCTGAAAATGCCGACCGGGATATTGATGAAGAACACCCAGCGCCAGCTATAGTTATCGGTGATCCAGCCGCCCAACGTCGGGCCGAGCACCGGGGCGACGATCACCGCGATCGCCGAGAGGCCGAATGCCTTGCCGCGATCTTCCGGTTTAAAATAATCCAGCAGCACCGACTGTTGCACCGGCTGCAGACCGCCGCCGAAAAAGCCCTGCATCACCCGGAACAGAATGATCTGCCACAGCTCCGTGGCGATGCCGCAAAGAAAGGAGCAGACGGTGAACATCACAATACAGATTAGAAAGAATTGCTTGCGGCCGAACACCCGGCTCAGAAATGCCGAAATGGGCAGCACAATGCCGTTGGCGACCAGATAAGAGGTCAGCACCCAGGTGGATTCGTCATAGCTGGAGGAGAGGGAACCGGCGACGTGCGGCAGGGCGACGTTAACGATGGTGGTGTCCAGGATTTCCATGAACACCGCAAGCGTAACCGTAATGGCCACCAGCCAGGGGTTGCCGGCCGGCCGCCAGCTCTGGCTCTGGCTCATTCCACCGTCACCCTGGGCTCAACCGACAGGCCCAACGGCAGCGGTTTATCCACGTCCAGTCCCTTATCGATGACAATTTTCACCGGCACGCGCTGCACGATTTTCACATAGTTACCGGTGGCGTTTTCGGCTGGGAAGGCGGAAAAACGCGAGCCAGACCCCATCTGAATACTGTCCACGTGGCCCTGTAATTTCATCTCCGGCCAGGCATCAACGGAGATGTCAACTTTGTCGCCCGGCCGCATCCGTTGCAATTGCGACTCTTTAAAGTTCGCGTTGATCCATACCGCCGGCGAAACCAGCGAGAACAGCGAACTGCCCGCCTGCACCAGGCTGCCGACCTGCACGTTACGCCGGGTGATAAAGCCGTCGTAAGGAGCGCGCACTTCGGTGTAGTCGAGGTTGAGATTCGCGGTATTAAGCTGCGCTTGCGCCTGTTGCACCTGCTGTTGACACGCTTCAACGGCGGTTTCCTGCTGGCGGATTTGCAACGCGATCTGCGAGGCGATCTCCACCTGCGCTTTGGCGTTTTCCAGTTCGGCCCGCGCGCTTCTTAACTGCGCGCTGGCCGCATCGATATTGCGTTGCGATGTGGCGCGTGGATCCACCCCCCGCTGCCGTTTGTCGTCCTCCTGCGCGTTGAGAAAATTGGCCTGCGCTTTCGCCAACTGAGCCAGCGCCTGATCTTTTTGCGCCGGATACTGAACCTTGGCAAGATCCAGCGCCGCCTGCGACTGATGTAGCTGCGCGATAGCCAGCCCCAACTGGGCCTGGGCCTGATCGCGCTGGGCGGTGTTGTCGCGCGGGTCGATCACCATTAACAGATCGCCCTGTTTCACGCGCTGGTTATCTTTCACCAACAGTTGGGTGACGTAGCCCGATGTTTTTGGCGCGATGGTAACCGCATCGGATTCGGTAAAGGCGTCGTCGGTGGTTTCAATGTTGCGCGTGGTCAGCCAGAACCATAGCGCCGCGATCAGCATAATCACCACCACTATCGCGAGGATAATCAGGGGTTTTTTGCCAGGACTTCGGCGTTCGGATGGTTCGTTGTCTGGATTATTTTGCTGCTGGTTGCCATCTTGATGACGCAGGTCATCCTCTGACGGTGAAATCGATTGATTAGCCATAGTTCTCATCGTTATACGACGGACTCAAGCCGAGTCCTCTAAATTAACGCTGCTATTTGAGACGGATAACTCATCCGGCATCACCAGGTATAACTGATTGCGGACTGATGTGACTTGTATAGCTTGCGCCGTCTTAATCTCTAATAGCGCTCAAACGCACCTTCCGGCTTTATCTCTCACCGATGGTATTTTCGACCATATGACTAACGGGCCGGTCAATCAAGGTATGACCAGGTAAATGACTGGTAAGAAAATGAAACGATAAACGGCAAAATGTTTTTCCCGAGTTCATTCGATATCACGGGTTTCGGGCGGTTTTATCGGCGCGTATCCGAGGCGGGAGTCCCGGCGCGCCGGTTATATGAAGCGGTAATGTCGGCCGCTTGCCGATAGGCATGAGATCGCGGGGGGATAGGGAAAATAACGACATGGTTTGTAACGGTATTCTTTATTCTCTTCGATCCAATGGCGCGTTGGTTTATATGCGATGACCACGTTGACCGTATGGCAGGAACGGGCGCGCACGGGTTAATGCCATTTCTCTATATATTATTTTTTTTGGTTATTTGCTGGATGGAAGGGAGAGGGGAATACTTTATCTTCCATATAGTTTGAATGCGATCGATTTACTATGCTGCAAATGATTTTCACCGGGCTGTTATGCGGCGCTCTGCTTGGCTTTGTCATGCAACGAGGCAGATTCTGCCTTACCGGCGGTTTTCGTGATATGTACATTGCCAAAAATAACCGTATTTTTTACGCCTTGTTAATCGCCATCTCTATTCAGAGCATCGGGGTTTTCGCCTTAATCGCCACAGGGCAGTTGAACTATGATGCCGGCGCTTTTCCCTGGTTTGGCACCATTGTGGGCGGTTATGTCTTCGGCATCGGCATTGTGATGGCCGGCGGTTGCGCCACCGGTACCTGGTATCGCGCCGGTGAAGGGCTGATCGGTAGTTGGATTGCGCTGTTTGCCTATATGCTTGCCAGCGCCGTTATGCGATCCGATCATCTGGCCGCGTTCAATCGGCAGATAAAGTCCCTGAGCACGGAGCATACTCTATCGCCGCTACGTTTGGCCTGTCGCCGTGGCCGTTTATCGCGCTGCTGGTCGTAGTGACCCTCTGGCTGGTGGCGAAAGAGCTGAAAAAACCGAAGCTGAAGATTGCTTCTTTGCCGCCGAAGAAGTCGGGCCTTGCGCATCTGTTATTTGAAAAACGCTGGCATCCGTTTGCCACCGCCGTTCTCATTGGCCTTATCGCGCTGCTCGCCTGGCCGCTCAGCGCCGCCACCGGACGTGTTTTCGGCTTAGGCATTACCGCGCCCAGCGCCAATATTCTGCAGTACCTGGTAGTGGGTGACGACAAGTTTCTCAATTGGGGCGTGTTCCTGGTGCTGGGGATTTTCCTCGGCGCGTTCATTGCCGCGAAAGGCAGCCGGGAGTTTCGTATCCGCG
This window of the Brenneria goodwinii genome carries:
- a CDS encoding efflux transporter outer membrane subunit codes for the protein MLMAALLTLSACSVGPDYQAPTPATPGKFNDIASDGASKPLAAATDPNWWKSFNDPQLDSLIERAIAGNLTLQQAVLRIAGSRQQLNQARGAWLPSVDGGASAKRQQLGLKGLLESHHVYNQVDQSAPELHSALDSLTQPVGLYQGSFDAVWELDLWGKVRRQVEMADAQQQQSIESRNDALVSLEAEAARTYLQLRGAQSTSQTLEAQIAIAQQTLDLTQSRQRNGLAPQMDVENARAQLGSLRAQLPQYQAQIRQAMNGLAVLVGRVPGALDGELAADKSLPSLPKAVPVGVPSMLARRRPDVREAEAQLHAATANIGVSIAQLFPDLSLTGQFGVRNTDASYLDNWSSHFYSFGPSVSIPIFQGGRLVSGVKLARAEQASAALGYRQTVLTALQDVENALVSYRTDQQQVEELDRTVAALQNAFELATDGYRKGLSSFIDALDAQRQLSQAKQQAMLARVQCSLDLVALYKALGGGWEPYQQVQLPDYPVFGPAVS
- a CDS encoding DHA2 family efflux MFS transporter permease subunit, translating into MSQSQSWRPAGNPWLVAITVTLAVFMEILDTTIVNVALPHVAGSLSSSYDESTWVLTSYLVANGIVLPISAFLSRVFGRKQFFLICIVMFTVCSFLCGIATELWQIILFRVMQGFFGGGLQPVQQSVLLDYFKPEDRGKAFGLSAIAVIVAPVLGPTLGGWITDNYSWRWVFFINIPVGIFSVLAIYQLLEDPPWERKMAKGKLSIDYIGIGLLTLGLGCLQVMLDRGEDDDWFHSNFIITFAVLTAIGLVGAVYWLLYAKKPVVDLYCLKDRNFAASSVLMAGMAMILYASAVVIPQLAQQDLGYTATWSGMILSPGAVLVVLTIPIALKLMPLVQTRWMIASAFATLAASFVYSSQLAPNIDFTTLVLMRSAQTIGLGFLFVPLTTIAFVTIPRRLNADASALFTMCRNVAGSIGISLSTAMLTERQQVHSANMVHNMSALNEPFNQTIERWAQAIRDFSTMAGDPVTLATGQMYKEMIVQARMLAYIDVFKGLSIIALLLIPFCLLLAPIKSKGSAGAH
- a CDS encoding HlyD family secretion protein gives rise to the protein MRTMANQSISPSEDDLRHQDGNQQQNNPDNEPSERRSPGKKPLIILAIVVVIMLIAALWFWLTTRNIETTDDAFTESDAVTIAPKTSGYVTQLLVKDNQRVKQGDLLMVIDPRDNTAQRDQAQAQLGLAIAQLHQSQAALDLAKVQYPAQKDQALAQLAKAQANFLNAQEDDKRQRGVDPRATSQRNIDAASAQLRSARAELENAKAQVEIASQIALQIRQQETAVEACQQQVQQAQAQLNTANLNLDYTEVRAPYDGFITRRNVQVGSLVQAGSSLFSLVSPAVWINANFKESQLQRMRPGDKVDISVDAWPEMKLQGHVDSIQMGSGSRFSAFPAENATGNYVKIVQRVPVKIVIDKGLDVDKPLPLGLSVEPRVTVE